The following coding sequences lie in one Phalacrocorax carbo chromosome 3, bPhaCar2.1, whole genome shotgun sequence genomic window:
- the CRLS1 gene encoding cardiolipin synthase (CMP-forming) translates to MLAAAWLGRGFWGPLRGAGRRRPGGGARPLAGRPGASAEAAEGRGGGAGGRRHGNGGVFCSSAGAGALAGPHQRLLREHQRLLRAPAAAWRLLSGGAAPPEPPRERRVAERYAELYENPWTIPNVLSMARMGLAPVLGYLIVEENFNVALGVFALAGVTDLLDGFIARNWANQKSALGSALDPLADKILISVLYVSLTCANLIPVSLTSMIILRDVVLIAAVFYVRYKTLSPPRTLSRYFNPCYATAQLKPTFISKMNTAVQLILVAASLAAPVFNYVDSIYLQTLWCITAFTTVTSAYSYYHYGRKTVQVINNK, encoded by the exons ATGCTGGCCGCCGCTTGGCTGGGCAGGGGTTTCTGGGGGCCCCTCCGCGGCGCGGGGAGGAGGCGGCCGGGCGGCGGTGCCAGGCCTCTGGCCGGCCGACCCGGGGCGTCGGCCGAGGCGGCGGAGGGacgcggcgggggggcgggtgGCCGCCGCCATGGCAACGGCGGCGTCTTCTGCTCCTCGGCGGGCGCGGGGGCTTTGGCAGGGCCACACCAGCGGCTGCTGCGCGAGCATCAACGGCTGCTGcgcgcgcccgccgccgcctggCGCCTTCTcagcggcggggccgcgccgccggaGCCCCCCCGGGAGCGGCGCGTGGCGGAGCGCTACGCCGAGCTG tatgAAAACCCCTGGACGATCCCAAATGTACTGTCAATGGCAAGAATGGGTTTGGCGCCGGTTTTAGGCTATTTGATTGTTGAAGAAAACTTCAATGTTGCACTAGGGGTCTTTGCTTTGGCTGGTGTAACGGATTTG TTGGATGGATTTATTGCAAGAAACTGGGCTAATCAGAAATCAGCTTTGGGAAGTGCTCTTGATCCTCTGGCTGATAAAATTCTCATCAGTGTGCTTTATGTAAGCCTAACTTGTGCAAATCTCATCCCAG TTTCACTTACTTCCATGATTATTCTGAGGGATGTAGTGctcattgctgctgttttttatGTGCGATACAAAACTCTTTCTCCCCCG AGAACTCTCAGTAGGTATTTTAACCCCTGTTATGCTACTGCCCAATTAAAACCAACATTCATTAGCAAG ATGAATACGGCAGTTCAGCTAATTTTGGTGGCAGCTTCTTTAGCAGCTCCTGTTTTCAATTATGTGGACAGCATATATTTGCAGACATTATG GTGCATCACAGCTTTCACAACGGTAACATCTGCGTACAGCTATTACCACTACGGCCGAAAAACAGTTCAGGTGATAAATAACAAGTGA